DNA from Rhodobacteraceae bacterium M382:
AATCACCGAATGCTTTCCATAGGTTCTCGATACTTAGGTAAAGGTCGCCAGAAGCGTTTGCTTGTTTCACAGGGTCGGGTCCTTACGTCTTCGCGGTGCGCGCGTCGAAACGGGCCGGCAGGGCCGGGTTCGTTTGATTCAATCTGTTGGAGAGCATGGGCAAGCTGTAAGCGAAGGACGCAGATGCGCCCTTCGCCTCCAAGACTTAGTTCTTGGGGTCGGATTTACCGTCGTACCGGCTCTGCCATTCCTTGAGGATAGCTGCGCGGTTGTTGGCGGCGAATTCAAAGTCATTGTCGATCATTGCATCCAACAGACCTTCTGGGAAGTGTTCAACCGGCTTGGCGACGCCAGGGTAAGCAACAACAGCGTATCCGGTGTTGTACATCTCATTGGCTTCCTTGGTCACGGTGAAATCTACCAGAGTCTGGGCGGCTTCGAGGTTGGCAGTCCCTGCAACGATTGCAGTGGCTTCCATGTCCCAACCAACACCTTCGGACGGCACGATGATCTCCAGCGGTGCACCAGCTGCCTTGGACTTGGCACCCCTGAAGGCAAAGGAAATGCCGATCGGAATTTCACCAGCTGCGGCCAATTTGCACGGTTTAGAGCCTGAATGGGTATAGCGCGCGATGTTTTCATGCAGCCCGTCCATATAGGCCCAGCCACCTTCTTCACCAAACATTTGCAGCCAGCTGGACACATCCAGGAAACCGGTGCCGGAAGAGTTCGGGTTCGGCATGATCAAATGACCCGCGTACATCGGGTCGGTCAAATCTTTCCACGATGTTGGTGGGGTCAAACCATTCTTTTCTGCTTCGACGGTGTTATAGCAAACCGAGGCCACCCAGGCATCCATGCCAACCCAGGCCGGAGGGTTGTCGTTATCGACGAACTTTGGGTCCAGCTTGTCCACACCAGTGGGCGCATAGCCTTCCAGCATCCCTTCGGATTTCAACAACAGCAACGATGTCGCCGCCAGACCCCAAACAACATCCGCCTGTGGGTTGTCGCGTTCGGCCAGCAGCTTGGCGGTAATGATGCCCGTAGAATCGCGCACCCAATTGATCTTTATGTCTGGATGGCTGGCATTAAAGGTTTCAGCATAGCGGGCCAGGTCTTCGGCCTCGACCGCAGTATAAACGGTCAACTCGGTTTCTGCCGCTGCCGCAGTTGCAAACAATGCACCTGCCAGGAAAGTCGTAAAATTCTTTGCAGTCAGTTTCATTTATTTCTCCTCCGTTGGTCTTGATTTTTGTCGACTGCAAACGACCAGAGCTGCAGTCGGATTTTTGAAAACAGTTTGGCAGTTTCCTGCCACAAGAAAAATCGATTAATCCTACTAGTTGATCAGCTAAGCCTATACTAAAGCAACGCGTACAAACCAGAGATCGATTCCCTTGATCGCTCCCCAAACGTTATTGCCGCATGTTCGATCGCGTCCGACCAGAGATTTTTTCCCTGCTTCCATACGATTGGGATCGGTTTTTCGCCCTTGGCCGCAACGTTACGAAGCGGGGCAGGTTTGCCCTCAACAGACAGGAAAACACGGGTGTGCCTGTGGGTTGATGGGGTTCGAAGCGATCCGTTTTCCGCTGTTGTTGCCACATGCAACAGCACTTTCGACCGATCTGCTACCCATCCACCTTTGGGCGCTCGCTTGATGGATCATATGGTGGACGCAAAGATGCATGCGCTGTCAGTTTGACCCCGGCCAGATCCACTTCGAACCTGTGAGACGAAAGAAAAGCGGCCGTCACACGCTCAGGTGCGTGCAGCATGCACAAAGCGACAGCGGACCCCACAGTGTGTCCGTATGCAGCCGAGCGAATCTCGCCTATCTCAACTCCGTTGCACAACACGGACTCACCGCCCCACAACTGGGCGTCCCTGTCTTCCAGCACCAATTGGACAATCCGTGTATTCAGATGATCCGGATCCAATTTGGCCCGTTTTAGAGCCTTTTTTCCGATAAAGCCGCCCGGTTTTTCATAATCCACCGCGAAATTCAAACCTGCCTGAAGCGGTGTAATGTCGGGCGTCAACTCGCGGCTCCAGGCGCGAAACCCCTTTTCGATCCGCAACCCTTCGAGCGCATAATACCCGGCATCGCAAAGGTCGAATTCGACACCCGCATCCATCAGGTCTTCATACACCCCCACGGTGAACTCGACCGGAACGATCAGTTCCCACCCTAATTCGCCAACATATGTCATGCGATTGGCAAGCACAGTCGCATATCCCAAATCAATCTCTTGGACGGTGCCAAAGGGGAAGGCCGTGTTTGAAAAATCTGCCTTGGACAATTTTCGCAACACATCACGCGATTTGGGTCCCATAACCGCGAGCACCGACCAGGCAGCGGTCACATCAGTCAGGAACACATGGGCGTCTGTGTCAAAATTCTTGCTTATCCAATCCGCGTCATGCACCGCTTGTGCCGAACCGGTGATCAACAGAAACTCCTGATCTTTGAGTCGCAGAACCGTCAGATCGCTTTCATACCCGCCGCGCTCATTCAACAATCCCGTGTAGACAGTTCCACCGACAGCCACATCCACATTTGCCGCACAGATCCGGTTCAGCTGAACACAGGCATCGCGTCCCTGGACCAAAAGTTTTGCGAATGAGCTTTGATCGAACACCGAAACACCTTCGCGTGTGCTCCGATGCTCTGCTGCGACAGTATCATGCCAATTTTGGCGGCCAAAACTGTATTCCACGTTTGGATTTTCACCATCTCGCGCAAACCAATTGACCCGCTCCCATCCCATCTTTGAGCCAAACACGGCCTTTTTTGAGGACAGATGCCCATACAACGCAGATCTGCGGAACGGCCGGGCGGTATCCAGCTCCCGGTTAGGCCAAGGCATGGCATAGTGCAGCCCCAGGGTTTCCTTGATCCGGTCATGTAACCAGGTCGGATTGTTATTGAAGTTCGCAAACCGGCGGATGTCGACAGAAAACAGATCGGACGTGGGTGCCCCATTGACGATCCATTCTGCCAGGGCCCGCCCCGCACCTCCCGCGCTGGCTATTCCCATGGAATTAAAGCCGGCACCGACAAAGAAGTTCTTTACCTCCGGCGCTTCTCCCAACAGATAATTATTGTCCGGGGTAAAGCTTTCGGGGCCATTGTAGAATTTGCGAACCCCGGCGTCGGCCATTTGAGGCACACGGATCAAACCGTTCTCCAACAGGATTTCGAATTGGTCCCAGTCATCGGGCAACAGCTGGAAAAAGAACTTGTCCGGGATGCCGTCCATTGCCCAGGGTTTGGCCTCGGGTTCGAACCCACCCAGCACCAGACCTCCGGTTTCTTCCTTGAAATAAATGTACCCATCGGGATCGCGCAACACCGGCAAATCCGGGCTGACCCCGTCGATCTGTTCCGTCACAATGTACATGTGTTCGGCCGAATGCAGCGGAACATTCACGCCACACATCTGGCCCAGCCTGCGGGCCCATTGCCCACCACAGTTCACGACCACTTCTGCCCGAATGGTGCCTTGATCGGTCACAACGCCGGACACCGCGCCGCCGTCCGTCTGGATGTCCGTGACAGTCACGTCCTCTATGATGCGCGCGCCATTCATCCGCGCGCCCCTAGCCAACGATTGGGTCAAATCCGTCGGGTTGGCCTTGCCGTCCCCGGGCATCCACAGCCCGCCCTTCAGATCGTCCACCTCCATCACCGGCCATTTTTCCTGCGCCTGCGACGGAGAAATAACCTCCACATCCACGCCCTGAGCCCGTGCCGCCGCCGCAGTGCGCAACAGCATAGTCATACGATCATCGCTGCGTGCGACTGTGACCGATCCACATTCGTTCCATCCCGTTGCCAATCCGGTTTCGGCCTCGAGCTGCGCGTACAATTCAGTGGAGTATCGGATCAGGTTGGTCATGGCAGGCTGACTGCGCAGCTGTCCTACCAACCCAGCCGCGTGCCAGGTTGTTCCACAGCTCAGCTGACCCTGCTCCAGCAGGACCACGTCACGATGCCCCATCTTGGCCAGGTGATAAGCGACCGAACATCCGACGATGCCCCCGCCAATGATGACGTATTGTGCCTGTTCCGGGATATTGCCGTCGACCATAGTCAAACTCCGTAGGTGGGAAACAATCATTCCACGCACCCTAAAGTGACTTTGCATTAGTTTGCAATATCTTTCTTTTTTTGGCGTTACGCCAATTGATAGTCCATTCCGACCCGGCCCATCGCATCTATGGTTTCCGGGTCCGGCTTTTCGTCCACCACAACCAATGCTCCATCCGGCAAAGGCCGCATGACAACCTTGCCGACAACACCGAATTTGGAATGGTCAGCCAGAATGAAACTCTGCTCGGCCTGCGCAATCATGCGATGCCGCAAATCAGCGGCCTCTCGCGAAAAATCCGTGAGCAAGGCTCGTGCGCTCACCCCCCCTGCTGCAATCAGGGAAAACTCGGCGCGATACCGGGACAGATGTTCGATGGTTTCGATGCCGAACGTTGCGTTCTCTGAAACATTCAATCGCCCACCCAAAACTGTTATTTCCTTGGAAACAGGGCCTAATAAGGACGAAATAGACAAATCGTTGGTATAAACTGTCAGGTTCTGCCTGTGATATCTTAGCAATCTGGCCACCGCCAAAGTTGTCGATCCATTGTCGATGATCAGGCTGGCACCATCCGGAATCTGGCTCAGGACAAACTGCGCAATTCGGGACTTCCCTTCGGGGTTTGTCGCAGCTCGCGTTTCGATCTCTGGTTCTTGGTTGCGAATCCGCGTGGCACCACCGCGAACCTTGTGCAGCTTGTTTTCACTGGAAAGCTGATCAATGTCCTTGCGAACAGTTTCCCGGGTCACTCCCAATACTTCGGTCAACGATCTGATCGAAACCGCCGGTTGCTTTGAAATCTCCCGCAGAATGATCGCATGCCGTTCGGATGGAAGCATGACACTGCCCCTTTGAATTTGCCAAGTTTTGCCAAATTATCGCAGAATGCGTCGAATGGCAATTTGTCCTGTCATACACCCAAAGGGCGATCAATGCCTGTCGAAAAAAAACCGCGCCCGACCCAATGGCCCGGACGCGGTGAATTTCCAGTCAAACCTGAAGCGCTTATTTCTTCACATTTGTCCAAATCTTGTCGTACACGGCCTGTGTTTGTTGGTCACAAACTTTGATGAAGACGCCCGGTCCTGCGGTTTTGGGCGGGTTTGCTTCAGGCAGTGTTGCCAACGCCGGGTCGAGATGGTCGGCGACGCCTGAGACGCCCGCGCCATAACGGGCATAGTTCGACACTGCGGCAATGTTTTCGGGTTCTAGCAAAAAGTCCATGAACTTGAGCGCGTTGTCGCGGTTCGGGGCGTCCTTGAGCAGAACGACGTTGTCCATCCACACCACATACCCTTGGGTCGGGAAGGCGTATTCCACATTCGCACCCTCTTCGCGCGCCTTGGCACCGAACCCGTCATAGATCTGGCCCACCGCCGCATCACCCGAGACCAGCACTTCCTTGGCGGTGTCCGAGTTGAACGAGGCCCAGTGACCTTTGGCCTGGACCAACATGTCATTCAGCGCTTTGAGCTGGTCACGATCCGAGGAACATTGCGGAATACCCAGATGCAGCGATGCCATGGCCATGACCTCGCCCTGGCTGTCCAGCATATTGATCTTGCCCGAGAGTTCGGCAGGCGGGTTAAACAAGATGTCGGTGGTGTTGATGTCGCCCTGATAGACGTCGCGGTTGACCGAAAAGGATGTGGAACCCCACTGATACGGGATCGAATGTGTCCGCCCCGGATCAAAGCTGGGATCGGCCCACTCTGGCGCGATGTTGCCTTTGTTGGCCAACTCGCCGTCGCCGATGGTGTCCAGCAGGCCTTCGCCAGCCATGATTGACACCATGTAGTCGCCCGGCACCGCCACGTCGTAGGTACCGATGGCGCCGGCCTTGAGGCTGGCCAGCATGGCTTCGTTGCTGTCATAGGTGTCGATCACCACTTCGATGCCGGTTTCGGCAGTGAATTTGTCGGCCAGCTCCTGGGGCATATATTCGAACCAGTGATAGACGACGACCTTGCCTTCGGCAAAAGCGGCGCCTGCGGTCAAGGCCAAGGCCGAAGCGGCGACGGTTGTTTTCAGTAGATGTTTCATGTGGCTCTCCTGTCTGTTGGTTTTGGGCTTTTGGTTTCTTCTCGTATTACTTGGTGTTGTCGGATTTGCTGACGAAGTAAGAGATCGTGACCATCACCACCGAGACGCTCAGCAGCATGGTCGAAATCGCCATGATATTGGGTTTCAACCCCTGTTTGACCGACCCAAAGATCGCCGTGGGCAAGGTTTCAACCCCGGCACCTTTGACAAAGTTGGTGATGATGAAATCATCAAGGGACACGATAAAAGCCAGCAGAAAGCCCGAGATGATCCCGGGCATCATCAAAGGCAAAAGGATCCGGGTAAACGCCTGGCGTTTGGTGGCATAGAGATCCATCGCCGCCTGTTCAAAACTGTCTTCGATCCCCTGCATCCGGGCCGAGATCGGCAGATAGGCAAACGGGATACAGAACGCGATATGGGCCAGCAGGATGGTCAACAACCCGCGATCAAACCCGATGGCGTTGAAAAAGATCAGCGTCGCCACCGCGGTCACGATTTCCGGTACCATCAATGGCAGGCTTATCAGCCCGAAAGACAGGGTGCGCAGCCGGAACCTGCCGCCACGCACCATGGCGGTGGCCGCCAAGGTGGCAATCGATGTGGACACGGTCGCCGCAATGATCGCAATGACAAAGCTGTTGCGCGCCGCCAGCTTGAACTTTTCGCTTTCGGGGCCGACGAACACATCGGCGTACCAGCGCAGGCTCAGGCCCTCCCAAACAGTGATCGATTTTGACGCATTAAAACTGTAGATCGTCACGACGACCAGCGGCGCATAGAGGATCACAAGGCACAACAGGGTGATGGGTTTGAACCCGGCATAGGATTTGATGTCGAATTTTGCG
Protein-coding regions in this window:
- a CDS encoding ABC transporter permease, which encodes MATAKFDIKSYAGFKPITLLCLVILYAPLVVVTIYSFNASKSITVWEGLSLRWYADVFVGPESEKFKLAARNSFVIAIIAATVSTSIATLAATAMVRGGRFRLRTLSFGLISLPLMVPEIVTAVATLIFFNAIGFDRGLLTILLAHIAFCIPFAYLPISARMQGIEDSFEQAAMDLYATKRQAFTRILLPLMMPGIISGFLLAFIVSLDDFIITNFVKGAGVETLPTAIFGSVKQGLKPNIMAISTMLLSVSVVMVTISYFVSKSDNTK
- a CDS encoding DeoR/GlpR family DNA-binding transcription regulator, whose protein sequence is MLPSERHAIILREISKQPAVSIRSLTEVLGVTRETVRKDIDQLSSENKLHKVRGGATRIRNQEPEIETRAATNPEGKSRIAQFVLSQIPDGASLIIDNGSTTLAVARLLRYHRQNLTVYTNDLSISSLLGPVSKEITVLGGRLNVSENATFGIETIEHLSRYRAEFSLIAAGGVSARALLTDFSREAADLRHRMIAQAEQSFILADHSKFGVVGKVVMRPLPDGALVVVDEKPDPETIDAMGRVGMDYQLA
- a CDS encoding putative 2-aminoethylphosphonate ABC transporter substrate-binding protein encodes the protein MKLTAKNFTTFLAGALFATAAAAETELTVYTAVEAEDLARYAETFNASHPDIKINWVRDSTGIITAKLLAERDNPQADVVWGLAATSLLLLKSEGMLEGYAPTGVDKLDPKFVDNDNPPAWVGMDAWVASVCYNTVEAEKNGLTPPTSWKDLTDPMYAGHLIMPNPNSSGTGFLDVSSWLQMFGEEGGWAYMDGLHENIARYTHSGSKPCKLAAAGEIPIGISFAFRGAKSKAAGAPLEIIVPSEGVGWDMEATAIVAGTANLEAAQTLVDFTVTKEANEMYNTGYAVVAYPGVAKPVEHFPEGLLDAMIDNDFEFAANNRAAILKEWQSRYDGKSDPKN
- a CDS encoding extracellular solute-binding protein — encoded protein: MKHLLKTTVAASALALTAGAAFAEGKVVVYHWFEYMPQELADKFTAETGIEVVIDTYDSNEAMLASLKAGAIGTYDVAVPGDYMVSIMAGEGLLDTIGDGELANKGNIAPEWADPSFDPGRTHSIPYQWGSTSFSVNRDVYQGDINTTDILFNPPAELSGKINMLDSQGEVMAMASLHLGIPQCSSDRDQLKALNDMLVQAKGHWASFNSDTAKEVLVSGDAAVGQIYDGFGAKAREEGANVEYAFPTQGYVVWMDNVVLLKDAPNRDNALKFMDFLLEPENIAAVSNYARYGAGVSGVADHLDPALATLPEANPPKTAGPGVFIKVCDQQTQAVYDKIWTNVKK
- a CDS encoding FAD-dependent oxidoreductase; its protein translation is MVDGNIPEQAQYVIIGGGIVGCSVAYHLAKMGHRDVVLLEQGQLSCGTTWHAAGLVGQLRSQPAMTNLIRYSTELYAQLEAETGLATGWNECGSVTVARSDDRMTMLLRTAAAARAQGVDVEVISPSQAQEKWPVMEVDDLKGGLWMPGDGKANPTDLTQSLARGARMNGARIIEDVTVTDIQTDGGAVSGVVTDQGTIRAEVVVNCGGQWARRLGQMCGVNVPLHSAEHMYIVTEQIDGVSPDLPVLRDPDGYIYFKEETGGLVLGGFEPEAKPWAMDGIPDKFFFQLLPDDWDQFEILLENGLIRVPQMADAGVRKFYNGPESFTPDNNYLLGEAPEVKNFFVGAGFNSMGIASAGGAGRALAEWIVNGAPTSDLFSVDIRRFANFNNNPTWLHDRIKETLGLHYAMPWPNRELDTARPFRRSALYGHLSSKKAVFGSKMGWERVNWFARDGENPNVEYSFGRQNWHDTVAAEHRSTREGVSVFDQSSFAKLLVQGRDACVQLNRICAANVDVAVGGTVYTGLLNERGGYESDLTVLRLKDQEFLLITGSAQAVHDADWISKNFDTDAHVFLTDVTAAWSVLAVMGPKSRDVLRKLSKADFSNTAFPFGTVQEIDLGYATVLANRMTYVGELGWELIVPVEFTVGVYEDLMDAGVEFDLCDAGYYALEGLRIEKGFRAWSRELTPDITPLQAGLNFAVDYEKPGGFIGKKALKRAKLDPDHLNTRIVQLVLEDRDAQLWGGESVLCNGVEIGEIRSAAYGHTVGSAVALCMLHAPERVTAAFLSSHRFEVDLAGVKLTAHASLRPPYDPSSERPKVDG